Within Leptospira noumeaensis, the genomic segment GGATTCAAGGGCCGCATGTAAGGCAGACTTGGATGCAGAATATGCCGCGCGGCCAGGCACACCATAAAGAGCAGAGACTGTGGAAGTGGTGACTATATTTCCTTTGGTTCTAAGGAGAAGAGGCAAAAGCCCACGGATGAATTGGATGGGGCCAAAAAAATTCGTGTCAAAGGTTTTCCGATACACATCCATCGAAAGGGAATCAAAACGACCGTGAGCAGTGATTCCAGCGTTATTAAACAAAACATCAATTTTAGAAACTTTTTTTCCAATCCACTCTACAGCATCTAATACAGACGTTGGATCCGAAAGATCACAAGCAACTCGGTGAATGATAACACCGTCGTGTTTGTTTTTGGGTTTGGTAATTTCGGCAGCCCTTCTTGCTACAAGGACAAGTTCACAGGGAAAGGTAGCCAATTCTTCATACAATGCTTTGCCGATCCCACTTGTTGCTCCAGTGATCACTACCACCCTATCGTTCCAAAAATCTTTATTCATAAGGCCCCTTTCTTCTGATTCCCACTCGACAAAGGATAAGGACACAGGAGGATCTGACGAGTGAATTTTGATTCTAAATCGCACGAGGGAATATGTTAAACAAAGTATGGGAAATCCAAGGATCATTCGGATTAGAAAACCTAAAACAAACGACAAGGGATCTTTCTGAATCACTGGCTCCTAAAGAAGTTCTCGTTCGCCTAACAGCAACTTCACTGAATTATCGCGATTATTTAATGGTGATTGGAACATACAACCCCAGACAAAAACTTCCCCTCATCCCTTGTTCTGATGGAGCCGGTGTGGTGGAAGCCGTTGGATCTGAGGTCACTCTTTGGAAAAAAGGAGACCGGGTGCTTCCCATTTTTGCGCAGAAGTGGATGGACGGGGCACCCAATATGGACAACCTCCGTTCGACTCTCGGCGGCCCACATGACGGCTGTTTAGCGAACTATGGAAAATTTGCAGAAGAAGGACTTGTCGCCACGCCAAACCATCTAACCGACAAAGAAGCCGCCACCTTAGGATGTGCGGGCCTTACCGCTTACAACGCCGTTGTGAATTTTGGAGGGATTGAACCTGGATCCGATGTACTTTGTTTAGGCACTGGTGGTGTTTCTCTATTTGCCTTACAATTTGCAAAAATGATGGGAGCTCGGGTCATCATCACATCATCCAGTGACGAAAAACTAGAACGTGCTAAAACTCTTGGGGCTGACGTTACCATCAACTATGCAACCAAAACCAACTGGGAACGAGATGTTCGAAAAGTAACCAAGATGGCCGGAGCCGATCTCATCATCGAAGTGGGTGGTGCCGGCACCATGCAAAAATCCATGATGAGTGTCAAACCATACGGAACCATTGCTCTCATCGGTGTCCTTGCTGGTGGAGAATCTAGTCTTTCTCTCTATCCGATTCTTATGCAAGGAGTCAAAGTCCAAGGTGTGATTGTCGGAAGCCGCGCCGATTTTGAAAAAATGAACCGAGCCATCGAACAAAACAAAATGAAACCCGTTGTGGACAAAGTGTTCGGTTGGGAAGAAGTCCCAGAAGCCTTACAATATTTACAAACAGGGAAACATTTTGGAAAAGTAGTAGTGAGTTGGGAATGACTCCACAAAAGGTGAAATTTTAGATAAAGTCATTCTTTATGAAATGAAATGTTACCGATCATTTAGCGGACTAAATCTAAATACTGATTAGGTAATCGATTTTTTGTAGCATGGTCATAAGCGGTTTTCCCCAAGTTATCTTTGACAGTTTTGTCTGCACCATTCAGAAGAAGCAGTTTGATCACTCTTACCTCAACGTAATATGTAAAACCGCTACCCACACTTTTCATTAGGGGAGTTTCTCCTAGATTATCAAGTGCATTCACTTCTGCTCCGTTTTCGATCAATGCCTTGGCCAGGAAAAAATTTGGGGCTGAAGCCGCAGCGTGTAAAGGAGTTGCACCTGCATCCGATCTTGCATTTACATTCGCCTTATGCTCTATTAACAGTTTTACAATTTTTTCGGGATTCACAGCTTCTTTGGCATCTTTGTAGGTAGCACAAACTGTCATGAGCGGAGTATAACCATAAAGATATTTCCATTCTGGGTTAATGCTTTTACCTAAATAATATGTAACAAGTTTTAAGGAACAAGAATGGGATGCCCAGTACAATAGGCCAGCTTGAGTTTGCTGATTGCCCTTGACTTCAGCACCGTGTTTGATTAAAAGGAAGGCAATTTCTTCATCACCGGTGACTGTTGCAGAATGAAGTACAGAGTCACCATTAGGTTTTAAGATATTTGGATTGGCTCCATGTTCTAGGAGAATTTTAACTCCTTCCAAGTTTCCCCAGACCGCAGACAACATTAAGGCAGTTTCTCCTTTTAAATTTGTTTCATTAATTTTAGCGCCACGACCGAGTAACAACCTCATCATCTCATGTTGTTTGTAACGAGATGCCAACATTAAGGGAGTGTTCCCTTCCTCATTTTTTTCATTGATGTCTTGGCCTTTGTCAAGTGCCGAAGCAACTGGACCGACATTTCCGTTTTTGATATGGTATGCGAAACAATTAACGAAAAAAGTCACAAACAAAACAAATACTAAAGACAAAGAAAATTTGAATTTCATAATTTTTACCAAGGAAACCAATCTATCTGAGCCACAACATCTAGTTTCTACAATCGAAAATAAACTAAAACCTTCCATAACTTGCCTATTCCACAACCAAACCTTCAATAATGACAGTCCTTTGGGAATACAGGGCGCGATTGGAAATAAAAAGAAATTGTATACCAGTCGTTAGTGTTCGGATCATTGAATCGGCAACATTTTCTTTTGAATGAATCCGAAGATTACATATTTTTTTGGCATTTGGCAAGTTAGTTCGAATGATTTCGTCAAGGTCAAAAGTATCTATTGGTTGCGTGTCAAATAAATACCAAGAAAGTTTTGTCTCAATACGAAACTCTCTAAACTTGTCATTGTTCTCTAGGTCGTTGGAAAAACTGACTGGGATCTTAGTTTCTGTAATTTCATATTTATACGAAGCGCAACTAAAAATAGAGAGGAAAGAAACAATGATGGTTATATAATGAAACTTCATTTTGTAAGAGTCCTTTGATTTAGTGCGTAAACATTACCTTTAATATGAAGAGTGTATGGCCGCACGATCCCACCTGTAACCAAATCAACCATTCCATCCGAAAACTCATACTCTTCTACAATCTTTAAATCACCAATACTAGCGTTCGGATATTTCAAATAGATTTCGGCTAAAAGATCATCCAAAGACTTATCTCTAACATTCGAAAGTCCCCAAAAAAGGTATACTCTAGTAAAAGAAAAGTTAAACTTACTATAAACAGAATACCCTTCATTCGTCGAGAAACCACTCATACGTACTTTATTTTTTCCCCAAGTCTGATAATAGGAGGTGTTGGCACACTGGAACAAAAATAAAGTAAGTCCTATTACAATTATTTGTCTCATGTTTTTCATTTCATCTTCCTTAAATTGTTTTTTTATACATCGCAATACTTGGATTCATACTCAGATTGAATCACATCCACTCTATTTTTATTTTTATATTGAGTGTATGGTAGAACTAGTAGTGGTGTCAGTCCTGTCGGACCTGCCCAAAATCCAACCATAAAAGATAAACCGGAAATGGCGGTGGTAAAATTTCGATTTTCTATTTGGATTTCTCGCATTCTACGTTTTGTATGAAAAAAATGAGCAACACAATTCTCTTTCTCATTTTTTGGAGTTTCTGGTAAAGAAATACAGGCCCCAAATAACAAAACAAATGTTATTGCAAATATTTTGTTATTTCTTTTGCACATCGATCCAAAACCTTTAAATTTGTAACTTCTAGCATGGTTTCAATTTCACTTGTTCAAAAGAACCCATAAAATTCAGTTGTTTTTAAAATAGATTTAAAAGTATATCTCCATACCTTTGTATAAGTAACACTATCAGCAGTGAAAACTTCAGACTTGCCGATGTACACCGGTTTGTTGATGGTTTGATATAAACCATCTTTTGTTTCCCTGGGCTCCGGAATTTGTTTGATATCTATAGCACAGGAAATATAGAAAATAAAAACCAGTATAACGGTCGTAATATTTCTATTTAACATTTGGATCATTTTATAGAAATATAAGAAAACTTGCAAGTATAGTTTTCAGAACCTTACGATAAATAACTCCTTCTTACTTAAACATCATCCAAGTCCCACATCCAATGCCATCATAAGAACAAATCCTATCATAGCACCGAGTGTAGACATTTCTGTTTCTTTTCCCGTATGAGATTCTGGAATCAGTTCTTCGACGACTACAAAGATCATCGCCCCCGCAGCA encodes:
- a CDS encoding SDR family NAD(P)-dependent oxidoreductase; translation: MNKDFWNDRVVVITGATSGIGKALYEELATFPCELVLVARRAAEITKPKNKHDGVIIHRVACDLSDPTSVLDAVEWIGKKVSKIDVLFNNAGITAHGRFDSLSMDVYRKTFDTNFFGPIQFIRGLLPLLLRTKGNIVTTSTVSALYGVPGRAAYSASKSALHAALESLRIENLNEGLGVSLVCVPYTDTALRTSGLDASGGILSEAPAKGKRKTAKEVAHVLMSVAKDKEARLVTFNLSGKFLEWMRFFSPKFLEKILYKKLYEDFKPH
- a CDS encoding zinc-dependent alcohol dehydrogenase family protein, whose protein sequence is MLNKVWEIQGSFGLENLKQTTRDLSESLAPKEVLVRLTATSLNYRDYLMVIGTYNPRQKLPLIPCSDGAGVVEAVGSEVTLWKKGDRVLPIFAQKWMDGAPNMDNLRSTLGGPHDGCLANYGKFAEEGLVATPNHLTDKEAATLGCAGLTAYNAVVNFGGIEPGSDVLCLGTGGVSLFALQFAKMMGARVIITSSSDEKLERAKTLGADVTINYATKTNWERDVRKVTKMAGADLIIEVGGAGTMQKSMMSVKPYGTIALIGVLAGGESSLSLYPILMQGVKVQGVIVGSRADFEKMNRAIEQNKMKPVVDKVFGWEEVPEALQYLQTGKHFGKVVVSWE
- a CDS encoding ankyrin repeat domain-containing protein; the protein is MKFKFSLSLVFVLFVTFFVNCFAYHIKNGNVGPVASALDKGQDINEKNEEGNTPLMLASRYKQHEMMRLLLGRGAKINETNLKGETALMLSAVWGNLEGVKILLEHGANPNILKPNGDSVLHSATVTGDEEIAFLLIKHGAEVKGNQQTQAGLLYWASHSCSLKLVTYYLGKSINPEWKYLYGYTPLMTVCATYKDAKEAVNPEKIVKLLIEHKANVNARSDAGATPLHAAASAPNFFLAKALIENGAEVNALDNLGETPLMKSVGSGFTYYVEVRVIKLLLLNGADKTVKDNLGKTAYDHATKNRLPNQYLDLVR